The Vibrio azureus genomic sequence GCGAAGCTTTGACTGTGGTTCATCACTGAGCAAGGTGTTATGGCCAAGCTTCTCAAACCTTGCCACCTACACAAAATGATCCTAATATAACTGTACATGCATACAGTTATATTTAAAAATGATTACACTTAACACTTACGTACAGGCAGGGATCACCGGCTTTGAAAACCCCACTATTCGCTTTCGAAAAAAATCGCTAAACCTACAAACAATGTTTGTACATAGCCATTCATCTATGCGATTACTGGCTGCCGATAGTACTTACAAAAGGCTGGGGATCGCTAAAGGAGACTGGTTACTCATAGATAGTGTCTTTCAGCCTCTAAACAGCGATCTTGTTGTATTTGAGCAACACGGCGAAAACCATATCGCTCGTTGGAACGAGCTATGCCAACACATTGCTGCATCAGACAAAGAGTGGGATGACTTACATGTCATTGGCGTTATCACTCTCTCTATCCATCACTTCAGACAACCGCCGTTATTACCATGGCACCATGATTTAACCGAACTCGACCTACACCAACTTGTGATCACCCAAGAGCATTCCACCATCTTATGTCGTGCAGCTGGCCTCTC encodes the following:
- a CDS encoding S24 family peptidase, yielding MITLNTYVQAGITGFENPTIRFRKKSLNLQTMFVHSHSSMRLLAADSTYKRLGIAKGDWLLIDSVFQPLNSDLVVFEQHGENHIARWNELCQHIAASDKEWDDLHVIGVITLSIHHFRQPPLLPWHHDLTELDLHQLVITQEHSTILCRAAGLSMLPYIWDQDILVLERHLTPENEDVIVLSLNNDLVVKRVNLHNRTLYSDNPSFKPYQMNPDDYTRLHGVVRYSLRLHRPISL